In one Trichosurus vulpecula isolate mTriVul1 chromosome 8, mTriVul1.pri, whole genome shotgun sequence genomic region, the following are encoded:
- the LOC118829145 gene encoding 40S ribosomal protein SA-like yields the protein MSGALDVLQMKEEDVLKFLAAGTHLGGTNLDFQMEQRIYKRKSDGVYIINLKRTWEKLLLAGHAIVAIENPADVSVISSRNTGQRAVLKFAAATRAIPIAGRFTPAIFANQIQAAFREPRLLVVTDPRADHQPLTEASYVNFPTIALCNADSPLRYANIAIPCNNKGAHSVGLMWWMLAHEVLRMHGTISREHLWEVMSDLYFYMDPEEIEKEEQAAAEKAVTKEEFQGEWTAPAPEFTATQLEVADWSEGVQVPSVPIQQLPTEDWSAQPATEDWSAAPTAQATEWVGTTTEWS from the coding sequence ATGTCCGGAGCCCTGGATGTCTTgcagatgaaggaggaggatgtCCTCAAATTCCTTGCTGCAGGAACCCATTTGGGTGGCACCAATTTGGACTTCCAGATGGAACAGCGTATCTACAAAAGAAAGAGTGATGGCGTCTACATCATTAACTTGAAGAGaacttgggaaaagcttctgcTGGCAGGTCATGCCATTGTTGCCATTGAAAACCCAGCCGATGTTAGTGTTATCTCATCCAGGAACACTGGCCAGCGAGCTGTTCTGAAATTTGCTGCTGCCACTCGCGCCATACCTATTGCTGGACGTTTCACACCAGCCATCTTCGCTAACCAGATTCAGGCAGCTTTCAGGGAGCCTCGCCTCTTGGTTGTCACTGATCCTCGGGCAGATCACCAGCCTCTGACTGAAGCATCGTATGTTAACTTCCCAACCATTGCACTGTGCAATGCAGACTCTCCACTTCGCTATGCGAATATTGCCATTCCATGTAACAACAAGGGGGCTCACTCAGTGGGTCTGATGTGGTGGATGCTGGCCCATGAAGTCCTGCGTATGCATGGTACCATCTCTCGTGAACACCTGTGGGAGGTTATGTCTGATCTTTACTTCTACATGGATCCAGAGGAGATTGAAAAGGAAGAGCAGGCCGCAGCTGAGAAGGCAGTGACAAAGGAAGAGTTTCAGGGTGAATGGACCGCACCTGCCCCAGAATTCACTGCTACTCAGCTAGAGGTGGCGGATTGGTCTGAGGGAGTACAGGTGCCATCTGTGCCCATTCAGCAGCTCCCCACCGAAGATTGGAGTGCTCAGCCAGCTACTGAGGACTGGTCTGCGGCTCCTACTGCTCAGGCCACTGAGTGGGTAGGAACTACCACAGAGTGGTCTTAA